A DNA window from Coffea arabica cultivar ET-39 chromosome 6c, Coffea Arabica ET-39 HiFi, whole genome shotgun sequence contains the following coding sequences:
- the LOC113693088 gene encoding probable protein phosphatase 2C 80, with protein sequence MEAASSYIPKDNEEKPLGEDACFICEETQTIGVADGVGSWGKKGIDAGEYARELMNNASFSVLEQAEEEGSVCPLQVLHEAYWMTKAKGSSTACIVTLKEDFLHAVNIGDSGFLVIKKGKAVFQSPAMQKRFNCPYQLGNERDTPDSAQEFKVDVEHDDVLVVGTDGLFDNLFPHQIGSIVHNCVEGKLSPKMMASLIAELAWYHSLQKDRSTPYTKSAMEVGLVQENYLGGKYDDVTVAVAKIV encoded by the coding sequence ATGGAGGCTGCGTCATCTTACATTCCCAAAGACAACGAGGAAAAGCCCTTAGGAGAAGATGCCTGCTTCATCTGTGAAGAAACGCAGACCATTGGGGTGGCAGATGGGGTGGGGAGTTGGGGGAAAAAGGGCATAGATGCCGGCGAATACGCGAGAGAGCTGATGAATAATGCATCCTTTTCGGTTCTTGAACAGGCGGAGGAGGAGGGTTCTGTTTGTCCCTTGCAAGTGTTGCATGAAGCTTACTGGATGACTAAGGCAAAAGGGTCATCCACTGCATGCATTGTGACCCTAAAGGAAGATTTCTTGCATGCTGTGAATATCGGAGACAGTGGTTTCTTGGTGATCAAGAAAGGGAAAGCTGTGTTCCAGTCGCCCGCCATGCAGAAGCGGTTTAACTGTCCGTATCAGCTTGGAAACGAGAGGGATACTCCGGATTCGGCCCAAGAATTCAAGGTTGATGTGGAGCATGATGATGTTTTGGTGGTGGGAACTGATGGTTTGTTTGATAACTTGTTTCCTCACCAGATAGGGTCTATAGTGCATAATTGTGTGGAAGGGAAGTTGTCGCCTAAGATGATGGCTAGTCTTATAGCAGAACTTGCTTGGTATCATTCTCTTCAGAAGGATCGTTCAACTCCCTACACCAAGTCTGCCATGGAAGTGGGACTGGTTCAGGAGAATTATTTGGGAGGCAAGTATGATGATGTTACTGTAGCTGTTGCTAAGATTGTATAG
- the LOC113692492 gene encoding protein GAST1-like has translation MAKNLSSNVTIHVLMLFLLISRNHGMITESPSPSPQPQPSGLFPTHGITPGSLHPQECSPRCTYRCSKTAFKKPCMFFCQKCCAKCLCVPPGTYGNKQFCPCYNNWKTKRGGPKCP, from the exons ATGGCGAAGAATCTTAGCAGCAATGTAACTATTCATGTTTTAATGTTGTTTCTACTGATATCAAGAAACCAT GGGATGATTACTGAGTCTCCATCTCCAAGTCCTCAACCTCAGCCTTCAGGCCTCTTTCCAACA CATGGTATAACTCCTGGCAGTCTTCATCCTCAAG AGTGTTCTCCAAGGTGCACATACAGATGTTCAAAAACAGCATTCAAGAAGCCGTGCATGTTTTTCTGCCAGAAATGTTGTGCAAAGTGCTTGTGTGTGCCCCCAGGCACTTATGGGAACAAACAGTTCTGCCCTTGCTACAACAACTGGAAGACCAAAAGAGGAGGGCCAAAATGCCCTTGA